A section of the Amycolatopsis sp. AA4 genome encodes:
- a CDS encoding Lrp/AsnC family transcriptional regulator has protein sequence MTDPVTSYRDVMKPVTLDPVDHQLIHALDLDGRAPFARIADVLGVSENTIGRRYRRLRQAGVLRVVGAVASARLGYALWLVRFACAPASGIPIAAALAKRPDTFWVHLLSGGTEITCTTQSSMVEEPDVLLLDKLPRSNRITSVSAHQMLHGFTRLGTWSALSDDQIAALQVPVDPTEEITFDEADRHLMQVLADDGRASYGELAAASGLSESTVKRRIETLRQAGILSYQLDISLRSLGFYSEARLWMTVRPSAVTSVAKSLAEHEEVQFAAVTTGPTNLVAAIACRNATHLYEYLTDRIGALDGIQQMETAPVVRTVKRSGSLLPL, from the coding sequence TTGACGGATCCCGTCACCAGCTACCGTGATGTGATGAAACCCGTCACGCTGGACCCGGTGGACCACCAGCTGATCCACGCGCTGGACCTCGACGGACGCGCCCCCTTCGCGCGAATCGCCGACGTGCTGGGCGTTTCGGAGAACACCATCGGCCGCCGCTACCGGCGACTGCGCCAGGCCGGGGTGCTCCGGGTAGTCGGCGCGGTCGCGAGCGCGAGACTGGGCTACGCGCTCTGGCTGGTCCGGTTCGCCTGCGCCCCCGCATCTGGCATCCCCATCGCCGCCGCGCTGGCGAAACGCCCGGACACGTTCTGGGTCCACTTGCTGTCCGGCGGCACGGAAATCACCTGCACGACGCAATCGTCCATGGTGGAAGAACCAGACGTACTTCTGCTGGACAAACTCCCGCGGAGCAACCGGATCACCTCCGTGTCCGCACATCAGATGCTGCATGGATTCACGCGCCTAGGCACTTGGTCGGCCCTGTCCGACGACCAGATCGCCGCCCTGCAGGTCCCAGTCGATCCAACCGAAGAGATAACCTTCGACGAGGCCGACCGGCACTTAATGCAAGTCCTGGCAGACGACGGACGCGCCAGCTACGGTGAACTAGCCGCCGCGTCCGGCCTTTCCGAATCGACTGTGAAGCGCCGAATCGAAACCCTTCGCCAAGCCGGGATCCTGTCGTACCAGTTAGACATTTCCCTACGCTCCTTGGGTTTTTATTCCGAAGCGCGACTGTGGATGACCGTGCGCCCGTCAGCCGTCACGTCGGTCGCAAAGTCCCTGGCAGAACACGAAGAAGTGCAATTCGCCGCGGTCACCACCGGCCCGACGAACCTGGTCGCCGCGATCGCCTGCCGCAACGCGACGCACCTGTACGAATACCTCACCGACCGCATCGGCGCACTCGACGGAATCCAGCAAATGGAAACCGCCCCCGTCGTGCGCACCGTGAAACGCAGCGGATCGCTGCTCCCGCTCTAA
- a CDS encoding MFS transporter has protein sequence MRKWGPLAAICLGSFMLILDTTVVTVALPEMARGLGASLASLQWVVNSYTLVLAVLALSAGAIGDLAGQRRVFVGSVTVFAVASLGCALAPNAGVLIGARAVQGVGGAAMMVAAMSLLGAHYEGKDRGSALGIWTAVLGGAGATGPFLGGVLTQWAGWQAIFFLNLPLSAATLLLTSKYLVEAPKRPSGTRIDLGGMVAFGASSGALVYGLIEADDRLPMFILATAALVVFVMVERRVRHPMLDLALFRRASFVTVLIVVVASSSVFACLIYASIWLQSVQRLSPAAAGLALIPLAATSFVTSLVIGKRLPAVSPGIILGLGALLAAAGCALEWAMLDSTWLSLLPGLIVTGAGMGIAGPAGSTAILSAVPRDRAGMASGAMATFRQLGQTLGVAVLGLVYASTADLGDVFLVTAGLSLVAAVLSVLTRNSAGARSRTRGSSAAAGR, from the coding sequence GTGCGCAAATGGGGGCCGTTGGCGGCGATCTGCCTCGGGTCGTTCATGTTGATCCTCGACACCACCGTGGTGACAGTGGCGTTGCCGGAAATGGCTCGCGGACTGGGAGCATCGTTGGCCAGCCTGCAATGGGTGGTCAACAGTTACACCTTGGTGCTCGCCGTTCTCGCGTTGAGCGCGGGCGCGATCGGCGACCTTGCCGGGCAGCGCAGGGTGTTCGTCGGCTCGGTGACGGTGTTCGCGGTGGCGTCGCTGGGGTGTGCGCTCGCGCCGAATGCCGGCGTGCTGATTGGCGCGCGGGCGGTGCAAGGGGTCGGCGGTGCGGCGATGATGGTAGCCGCGATGTCGTTGCTGGGAGCCCATTACGAGGGCAAAGACCGTGGCAGCGCGTTGGGGATTTGGACGGCGGTGCTCGGTGGCGCGGGTGCGACCGGGCCGTTTCTCGGCGGTGTTTTGACGCAATGGGCGGGCTGGCAGGCGATCTTCTTCCTCAACCTGCCGTTGAGCGCGGCGACCTTGTTGCTCACCAGCAAGTACCTGGTCGAAGCGCCGAAAAGGCCGTCCGGGACCCGGATCGACTTGGGTGGAATGGTGGCATTCGGGGCCAGTTCCGGCGCGTTGGTCTATGGGTTGATTGAAGCCGACGACAGACTGCCGATGTTCATCCTCGCCACGGCGGCGCTGGTTGTCTTCGTGATGGTCGAACGACGGGTGCGGCACCCGATGCTCGACCTCGCGCTGTTCCGCCGGGCGTCCTTCGTGACCGTGCTGATCGTGGTCGTCGCGAGTTCGTCCGTCTTCGCCTGCTTGATTTACGCGTCGATCTGGCTGCAATCAGTACAACGCCTCAGCCCGGCCGCTGCGGGGCTTGCGCTGATTCCGTTGGCGGCAACGTCGTTTGTCACCTCGCTGGTGATTGGCAAGCGGTTGCCCGCCGTTTCGCCGGGGATCATCCTCGGGCTCGGGGCGCTGTTGGCGGCCGCGGGCTGTGCGCTGGAATGGGCGATGCTCGACTCGACGTGGCTCAGCCTGCTGCCCGGACTGATCGTGACCGGTGCCGGGATGGGAATTGCCGGGCCCGCAGGCAGTACCGCGATCCTCAGCGCGGTTCCCCGGGACCGCGCGGGGATGGCATCCGGCGCGATGGCCACGTTCCGGCAGCTCGGGCAGACCCTCGGCGTCGCCGTGCTCGGGCTGGTTTACGCGAGCACCGCGGATCTCGGCGACGTCTTCCTGGTCACCGCCGGGCTCAGTCTCGTCGCCGCTGTGCTCAGCGTGCTCACTCGAAACAGTGCCGGTGCGCGGTCGCGAACTCGCGGAAGCTCCGCGGCCGCTGGCCGGTGA
- a CDS encoding SDR family oxidoreductase, with amino-acid sequence MILVTGASGNVGSALAKQLRAAEVPFRAAYHSPEKARKAAADGIDAVTVEMSDPATVQPALAGVSKVFLLGAMSPGQTGNESNVVEAAVSAGVSHVVKQSLWRADEELTPIARLHRPVERMLETSPLSWTFLRANFYLQAFSGNWAGTIRSGNFFASPLIRGPIAFVDAEDVARVAFRALTEDGHGGKAYALTGPEALTYDEAAAVLSEVLGRPITYRGMSNEQALSALAEAGMSSFHAKALVEVCNTYLDGGAETVTSTVEDVTGQRPRSFREFATAHRHCFE; translated from the coding sequence ATGATCCTGGTGACAGGTGCGAGCGGCAACGTGGGTTCGGCTCTGGCCAAGCAATTGCGCGCGGCCGAGGTGCCGTTCCGGGCCGCTTACCATTCCCCGGAGAAGGCAAGGAAAGCCGCCGCGGACGGAATCGACGCGGTCACCGTGGAAATGTCCGATCCGGCCACCGTGCAACCCGCGCTGGCCGGAGTGTCGAAGGTGTTCCTGCTGGGCGCGATGAGCCCCGGACAGACCGGCAACGAGTCCAATGTGGTCGAAGCCGCCGTGTCCGCCGGGGTCTCGCACGTGGTGAAACAGTCGCTGTGGCGGGCGGACGAGGAACTCACGCCGATCGCCCGGCTGCACCGTCCGGTCGAGCGGATGTTGGAAACCTCACCGCTGTCATGGACATTTCTCCGGGCGAACTTCTATCTCCAAGCCTTCTCGGGAAACTGGGCCGGAACCATCCGGTCCGGAAACTTCTTCGCCAGCCCGCTGATCCGCGGTCCGATCGCTTTCGTGGATGCCGAAGACGTTGCCCGCGTGGCGTTTCGAGCATTGACCGAGGACGGCCACGGAGGCAAGGCGTACGCGCTCACCGGCCCCGAGGCATTGACGTACGACGAGGCCGCGGCAGTGCTGTCCGAGGTGCTCGGCCGTCCGATCACCTACCGCGGAATGTCGAACGAGCAGGCACTTTCCGCGCTGGCCGAAGCTGGAATGTCCTCGTTCCATGCCAAAGCGCTGGTGGAGGTATGCAATACGTACCTGGACGGCGGCGCGGAAACCGTGACGTCCACGGTCGAAGACGTCACCGGCCAGCGGCCGCGGAGCTTCCGCGAGTTCGCGACCGCGCACCGGCACTGTTTCGAGTGA
- a CDS encoding pyridoxamine 5'-phosphate oxidase family protein, with amino-acid sequence MEPQEVAEVLNRPYSRELLARDIARLAYVAKDGTPRSVPIAFSWNGAEIVLCTTKNAPKLPALRANPRVALTIDTESHPPKILLVRGRVELDYVDGIPEEYLEINGSYEMTAEQRVEWEAEIRSLYVDGMVRIVVTPTWAKLIDFETTLPSAVAELAQRRAEAESVPSNGR; translated from the coding sequence ATGGAACCGCAGGAAGTCGCCGAGGTCCTGAACCGCCCGTACAGCCGCGAGCTGCTCGCCCGGGACATCGCCCGGCTGGCCTACGTCGCGAAGGACGGCACGCCGCGCAGCGTCCCGATCGCGTTCAGCTGGAACGGCGCCGAGATCGTCCTGTGCACCACCAAGAACGCTCCGAAACTGCCTGCGCTGCGGGCGAACCCGAGGGTCGCGCTGACCATCGACACCGAATCGCACCCGCCGAAGATCCTGCTCGTCCGCGGCCGCGTCGAACTGGACTACGTCGACGGAATCCCGGAGGAGTACCTCGAAATCAACGGCTCCTACGAGATGACCGCCGAACAGCGCGTCGAATGGGAGGCCGAAATCCGCTCGCTGTACGTCGACGGCATGGTCCGCATCGTCGTCACGCCGACCTGGGCGAAGCTGATCGACTTCGAAACCACGCTGCCGTCGGCGGTCGCGGAACTGGCGCAGCGCCGGGCGGAGGCGGAATCCGTCCCGTCGAACGGCCGCTGA
- a CDS encoding NRAMP family divalent metal transporter yields the protein MTTDTTVRIDRRTTAVLDDQHVGDIRGALGTIKAGDSAPRNGLSAKLKTLLAIVGPGLIVLVGDNDAGAFATYGQAGQNYGPKLLWTLLLLVPVLYVNQEMVLRLGAVTGVGHARLILERFGKFWGAFSVLDLFLLNALTLVTEFIGITMATRYLGLPTVPSVVLAAAVIIGAAFTGSFRRFERIAIFFCLGSLTLIPVYVFAHPAPAEMLGGLVPSRPAGPGGMAELMLLIIAIVGTTVAPWQLFFQQSYVIDKRITPRFMRYEKADLWIGLVVVMIGAAAIMGIAAAAFAGTGTAFSDTAGVTNGIEAYAGRTAGALFAVALLDASIVGAFAVSLSSAYAIGDVFGMKHSLHRGARHAKGFYAVYAGLVALSATIVLIPGSPLGLLTTGVQTLAGVLLPSATVFLLLLCNDKAVLGPWVNGRLTNLFTSVVVGVLVVLSVILTASVLFPDLSAGQIFLIMAVSGGIGVLTAGYALVRRRSAAPIDRTGRAEWRMPPLQYLPPPELSIGRKIGLTALRTYLLLAMALVVVKLVQLALG from the coding sequence ATGACCACTGACACCACTGTCCGCATCGACCGGCGCACCACCGCGGTCCTCGACGACCAGCACGTCGGCGACATCCGCGGCGCGCTCGGCACCATCAAAGCGGGCGACTCCGCCCCGCGGAACGGCCTCAGCGCCAAGCTCAAGACCCTGCTCGCGATCGTCGGGCCGGGGCTGATCGTGCTGGTCGGCGACAACGACGCCGGCGCGTTCGCGACCTACGGCCAGGCCGGGCAGAACTACGGGCCGAAACTGCTGTGGACCCTGCTGCTGCTCGTCCCGGTGCTGTACGTGAACCAGGAAATGGTGCTGCGCCTCGGCGCGGTCACCGGCGTCGGGCACGCGCGGCTGATCCTCGAACGCTTCGGCAAGTTCTGGGGCGCGTTCTCGGTGCTCGACCTCTTCCTGCTCAACGCGTTGACGCTGGTCACCGAGTTCATCGGCATCACGATGGCCACGCGCTACCTCGGGCTGCCGACGGTTCCGTCCGTCGTGCTGGCCGCGGCCGTCATCATCGGAGCCGCCTTCACCGGCAGCTTCCGGCGGTTCGAGCGGATCGCGATCTTCTTCTGTCTCGGCTCGCTGACGCTGATCCCGGTGTACGTTTTCGCACACCCGGCACCAGCGGAAATGCTCGGCGGACTGGTGCCGTCGAGGCCAGCCGGACCGGGTGGAATGGCTGAGCTGATGCTGCTGATCATCGCGATCGTCGGCACCACGGTCGCGCCGTGGCAGCTGTTCTTCCAGCAGTCGTACGTGATCGACAAGCGCATCACGCCGCGATTCATGCGCTACGAGAAGGCGGATCTGTGGATCGGTCTCGTCGTGGTGATGATCGGCGCGGCCGCGATCATGGGCATCGCGGCGGCGGCCTTCGCGGGCACCGGCACGGCCTTCTCCGACACAGCTGGCGTTACGAACGGCATCGAGGCTTACGCAGGACGTACGGCGGGCGCGCTGTTCGCGGTCGCGCTGCTGGACGCGTCGATTGTTGGGGCGTTCGCAGTGTCGCTCTCGAGCGCGTACGCGATCGGTGATGTCTTCGGGATGAAGCACTCACTGCATCGCGGAGCGCGGCACGCGAAGGGCTTCTACGCGGTGTACGCCGGTCTCGTCGCGCTGTCCGCCACCATCGTGCTCATTCCGGGCTCGCCGCTCGGCCTGCTCACCACCGGAGTGCAGACGCTCGCCGGCGTGCTGCTGCCGTCCGCGACGGTCTTCCTGTTGCTGCTGTGCAACGACAAGGCGGTGCTCGGGCCGTGGGTCAACGGACGGCTCACCAACCTGTTCACTTCCGTGGTCGTCGGAGTGCTGGTGGTGCTGTCGGTGATCCTGACCGCCTCCGTGCTGTTCCCGGACCTCAGCGCGGGCCAGATCTTCCTGATCATGGCGGTCAGCGGCGGAATCGGCGTGCTGACCGCTGGGTACGCGCTGGTCCGCCGCCGCAGTGCCGCGCCGATCGATCGCACTGGACGCGCGGAGTGGCGGATGCCGCCACTGCAGTACTTGCCGCCGCCGGAGCTGTCGATCGGACGGAAGATCGGGCTGACCGCGCTGCGCACCTATCTGCTCTTGGCGATGGCACTCGTCGTCGTAAAGCTCGTCCAACTGGCGTTGGGTTAA
- a CDS encoding LCP family protein — protein MTDPHDRRVAASRAAAARGVAARAAARRRRIAGRVALALAAALTLSLTGYGWAAYHGIVSGLQVSDVLDGQSTSGGGDTNILIMGLDSRLDENGNPLPKDIYNSLHAGDQQDGGYNANVLMLLHVPGDGGKATSISIPRDDYVPLAGCPDNVCKGKIKQAYGLAFDEKAKQLISQNVTDKSQREQQARDAGRRAEIDTVRRFLGDVPIDHFVEVTLVAFFEIAQVVQPITVCLNEDTQDSYSGANFHAGQQEISAEQAVEFVRQRRDNVHPALNFTDLDRERRQQAFIASLAYQLKQGGTFTNPAKLQGIMDVAKQNTAVDSSLDLLALAKQASSLTGGNVSFVTLPVDHFGKSPSGEDVNFVNTPQIQALVAQLLSGTPVPTPAAYVTPMTHSSGVPAPPPVLSGGGIPCVK, from the coding sequence ATGACCGATCCTCACGACAGACGTGTCGCCGCGTCCCGGGCCGCGGCGGCACGTGGCGTCGCCGCGCGCGCCGCGGCTCGGCGACGGCGGATCGCCGGCCGGGTCGCACTGGCCCTCGCGGCCGCGTTGACGCTCTCGCTCACCGGATACGGCTGGGCGGCCTACCACGGCATCGTGTCCGGGCTGCAGGTGTCCGACGTGCTCGACGGGCAGTCGACGTCCGGCGGCGGCGACACCAACATCCTCATCATGGGCCTCGATTCGCGGCTCGACGAGAACGGCAACCCGCTCCCGAAGGACATCTACAACTCGCTGCACGCCGGGGATCAGCAGGACGGCGGCTACAACGCCAATGTGCTGATGCTGCTGCACGTCCCCGGCGACGGCGGCAAGGCGACGTCGATCTCGATTCCGCGCGACGACTACGTTCCGCTGGCGGGCTGTCCGGACAACGTCTGCAAGGGCAAGATCAAACAGGCCTACGGGCTGGCGTTCGACGAAAAGGCCAAACAGCTCATCTCGCAGAATGTCACCGACAAATCCCAGCGCGAGCAGCAGGCCCGCGACGCCGGCCGGCGGGCGGAAATCGACACGGTGCGGAGATTCCTCGGCGACGTCCCGATCGACCATTTCGTCGAGGTCACCCTCGTGGCGTTCTTCGAGATCGCCCAGGTCGTGCAGCCGATCACGGTGTGTCTCAACGAGGACACCCAGGACAGCTACTCGGGCGCGAATTTCCATGCCGGCCAGCAGGAGATCAGCGCCGAGCAGGCCGTCGAATTCGTCCGGCAGCGCCGCGACAACGTGCATCCCGCGCTCAACTTCACCGACCTCGACCGCGAACGCAGGCAGCAGGCCTTCATCGCTTCGCTCGCCTATCAGCTCAAACAGGGCGGGACCTTCACGAATCCGGCGAAACTCCAAGGAATCATGGACGTCGCGAAGCAGAACACCGCGGTCGACAGTTCGCTCGACCTGCTCGCGCTCGCGAAACAAGCGTCCAGCCTGACTGGCGGGAACGTCAGCTTCGTAACCCTTCCGGTCGACCATTTCGGCAAGAGCCCGTCCGGCGAGGACGTCAACTTCGTCAATACGCCGCAAATCCAGGCGCTGGTCGCACAACTGCTCAGCGGAACCCCGGTGCCGACCCCGGCCGCGTATGTGACGCCGATGACGCACAGCAGCGGCGTTCCCGCTCCCCCGCCGGTGTTGAGCGGAGGCGGAATCCCTTGTGTGAAATAA
- the ftsW gene encoding putative lipid II flippase FtsW has protein sequence MATTRNRRSRGPVAIVGWLSRPLASFHLVLALCGLLTLLGVIMVLSASSAQPGGVYSTFQKHIIFVLIGLVALWAGLRVPLRRIRSLSPMLMLVTLAMLALVLTPLGAKVNGAQRWFTLGPLTLQPVEVAKVALTLWGAHILVVKARLLHHWRHLLVPLVPVALLMFALVMAQPNLSGTISLGIVLLSLLWFSGAPGRLFGALLAGGMAGFVVLALVADYRLARVLSFLSPDADTSGAGYQAVQAQYALAEGGLFGVGLGQGASKWKYLPNVQNDFIFALIGEELGFLGCAVVLLLFGGLALVGLRIATRNLDPWIRIVAATITVLLVAQAAVNIGYVVNALPVTGVTLPLVSYGGTSLIVTMFLFGVLASCARHEPAAVADLNHLGPGKIGRILRLPVPEPYRPVRTPGKTTRARRPVRPR, from the coding sequence TTGGCTACGACACGGAACAGGCGAAGCCGGGGCCCGGTCGCGATCGTCGGCTGGCTGTCCCGGCCGCTCGCGTCGTTCCACCTCGTGCTCGCGCTGTGCGGTCTGCTCACGCTGCTCGGCGTCATCATGGTGCTGTCGGCGTCTTCGGCACAGCCCGGCGGCGTGTACAGCACGTTCCAGAAGCACATCATCTTCGTGCTCATCGGGCTGGTCGCGCTGTGGGCCGGGCTGCGGGTTCCGTTGCGGCGGATCAGATCCCTCTCGCCGATGCTGATGCTCGTGACGCTGGCGATGCTCGCGCTGGTGCTCACCCCGCTCGGCGCGAAGGTGAACGGGGCGCAGCGGTGGTTCACGCTCGGACCGCTGACGCTGCAACCGGTCGAGGTCGCGAAGGTCGCGTTGACGTTGTGGGGCGCGCACATTCTCGTGGTGAAAGCCCGGCTCCTGCACCATTGGCGGCACCTGCTGGTCCCGCTGGTGCCGGTCGCGCTGCTGATGTTCGCCCTGGTGATGGCGCAGCCGAACCTCAGCGGCACGATCTCGCTCGGCATCGTGCTGCTGTCGCTGCTGTGGTTCTCCGGCGCGCCGGGGCGGCTGTTCGGCGCGCTGCTGGCCGGCGGCATGGCCGGATTCGTGGTGCTCGCGCTGGTCGCGGACTACCGGCTCGCGCGCGTGCTGTCGTTCCTCTCCCCCGACGCGGACACCTCCGGCGCCGGGTACCAGGCGGTGCAGGCGCAGTACGCGCTCGCCGAGGGCGGGCTGTTCGGGGTCGGGCTCGGACAGGGCGCGTCGAAGTGGAAGTACCTGCCGAACGTGCAGAACGACTTCATTTTCGCGTTGATCGGCGAGGAACTCGGCTTCCTCGGCTGCGCGGTGGTGCTGCTGCTGTTCGGCGGGCTCGCGCTGGTCGGCCTGCGGATCGCGACGCGCAACCTCGACCCGTGGATCCGCATCGTCGCGGCGACGATCACCGTGCTGCTGGTGGCGCAGGCGGCGGTCAACATCGGGTACGTGGTGAACGCGCTGCCGGTCACCGGGGTGACGCTGCCGCTGGTGTCGTACGGCGGGACGTCGCTGATCGTGACGATGTTCCTGTTCGGCGTCCTCGCCAGCTGCGCCCGGCACGAGCCCGCGGCGGTGGCGGACCTGAATCACCTGGGGCCGGGGAAGATCGGCCGGATACTGCGGCTGCCGGTGCCGGAGCCGTATCGGCCGGTCCGGACGCCGGGGAAGACGACCCGCGCACGACGGCCGGTGCGGCCTCGCTGA
- a CDS encoding AAA family ATPase, which translates to MLTTLAIQNYRSLRDLVLPLSQLTVIVGANGTGKSSLYRALRLLADAGRNGAVAALAAEGGLPSTLWAGPENIGRAVREGRSPVQPVQRTKSVGLRLGYSGDEFGYALDFGLPIPAETAFNLDPEYKRECVWHGPVLRPSALLADRSGTRVRIRDESGSWVESGHSIALTDSMLSEFADPRRCPELLIVRDRVRAWRFYDHFRTDAAAAGRQSRIGTRTWALDHDGGDLAAALRTIQESADADALATAIDDAFPGSSVEIAATDGRFDLRFRQPGLLRPLSAAELSDGTLRYLLWAAALLSPRPPELLVLNEPETSLHPDLLPALAALITAAAKKPQLLVVSHSQLLVRFLEDASVLELEKDFGATVVAGQGRLDQPAWHWPKR; encoded by the coding sequence GTGCTGACCACCCTGGCGATCCAGAACTACCGCTCGCTGCGTGATCTCGTGCTGCCGCTGTCGCAGCTCACCGTGATCGTCGGCGCGAACGGCACCGGGAAGTCCAGCCTGTACCGCGCCCTACGGCTACTCGCCGACGCCGGACGCAACGGCGCGGTCGCCGCCCTCGCCGCGGAAGGCGGTCTGCCATCGACGTTGTGGGCCGGTCCGGAGAACATCGGCCGCGCCGTCCGCGAGGGCCGGTCGCCGGTGCAACCGGTGCAGCGAACCAAATCGGTCGGCCTGCGACTCGGCTACTCCGGCGACGAATTCGGCTACGCCCTGGACTTCGGCCTCCCGATCCCCGCCGAGACCGCCTTCAACCTGGACCCGGAATACAAACGCGAATGCGTCTGGCACGGCCCGGTACTCCGGCCGTCCGCTTTGCTGGCCGACCGCTCCGGCACGAGAGTCCGCATCCGCGACGAGTCCGGCTCCTGGGTCGAAAGCGGCCATTCGATCGCCCTGACCGACAGCATGCTCAGCGAATTCGCGGACCCGCGCCGGTGCCCGGAACTCCTGATCGTCCGCGATCGAGTCCGCGCGTGGCGCTTCTACGACCATTTCCGCACCGACGCCGCCGCCGCGGGAAGGCAAAGCCGCATCGGCACCCGCACCTGGGCCTTGGACCACGACGGTGGCGACCTGGCCGCGGCCCTGCGCACCATCCAGGAATCCGCCGACGCCGACGCCCTGGCCACCGCGATCGACGACGCCTTCCCCGGCTCGTCCGTAGAAATCGCCGCCACCGACGGCCGCTTCGACCTCCGCTTCCGCCAACCCGGCCTGCTCCGCCCCCTCAGCGCGGCCGAACTCTCCGACGGAACCCTGCGCTACCTGCTGTGGGCCGCGGCGTTGCTCAGCCCGCGCCCGCCGGAGCTGCTCGTGCTGAACGAACCGGAAACCAGCCTGCACCCGGACCTGCTGCCCGCGTTGGCCGCGTTGATCACTGCCGCGGCGAAGAAGCCGCAGCTGCTGGTGGTGTCGCATTCCCAGCTGCTGGTGCGCTTTCTCGAGGACGCCTCGGTGCTGGAACTGGAAAAGGACTTCGGCGCGACGGTGGTCGCGGGCCAGGGGCGGCTGGACCAACCGGCTTGGCATTGGCCGAAACGGTGA
- a CDS encoding RNA polymerase subunit sigma-70 yields MGQDILDRARAGDAHAFRELVEPYRHELQVHCYRLLGSLADAEDLLQETLLAAWRGLDGYAGRASVRSWLYRIATNRCLNALRDAGRRVPAEPSPPFTPTEPTRRTEVTWLQPAPDDPAAHYGAKETFELAFVAALQKLPPRQAAVLVLRDVLDYSTAEVADLLDTSSTAVKGALQRARAQLRQTVEPAPPAPREREIAQRFADAFSQGDVEGVVALLTDDGWLAMPPAPHEYVGREAVTEFLTRFGQWRGSRRFRLLPTRANTHPAFACYLTEPGGTVGCPAGILVLAPWGDRIRTATWFLEPELFPRFGLPAEASPC; encoded by the coding sequence ATGGGCCAGGACATCCTCGATCGCGCACGCGCCGGAGACGCGCACGCCTTCCGCGAGCTGGTCGAGCCCTATCGCCACGAGCTGCAGGTGCACTGTTACCGCCTCCTCGGCTCCCTCGCCGACGCCGAAGACCTCCTGCAAGAGACGCTCCTTGCCGCCTGGCGCGGGCTGGACGGTTACGCCGGTCGCGCCTCGGTGCGCTCCTGGCTGTACCGCATCGCCACCAACCGCTGTCTCAACGCCCTCCGCGACGCCGGCCGTCGCGTCCCGGCCGAACCGTCGCCGCCGTTCACGCCGACCGAGCCCACGCGCCGCACCGAGGTGACCTGGCTGCAGCCCGCGCCCGACGACCCCGCCGCGCATTACGGCGCGAAGGAAACCTTCGAGCTGGCGTTCGTCGCGGCCCTGCAGAAACTCCCGCCGCGCCAGGCCGCCGTCCTCGTGCTCCGGGACGTGCTCGACTACTCGACCGCCGAGGTCGCGGACCTGCTGGACACCAGCTCCACCGCGGTCAAAGGCGCGTTGCAACGCGCACGCGCCCAGCTGCGGCAGACCGTCGAGCCCGCGCCACCGGCACCGCGCGAACGGGAGATCGCACAACGATTCGCGGACGCGTTCAGCCAGGGAGACGTCGAAGGCGTAGTCGCGCTCCTGACCGACGACGGCTGGCTCGCCATGCCGCCCGCACCGCACGAGTACGTCGGCCGCGAAGCCGTCACCGAGTTCCTCACCAGGTTCGGACAGTGGCGCGGCTCCCGGCGGTTCCGCCTCCTCCCGACCCGCGCCAACACCCATCCGGCCTTCGCCTGCTATCTCACGGAACCCGGCGGAACAGTGGGCTGTCCCGCGGGAATCCTCGTCCTCGCGCCTTGGGGCGACCGAATCCGCACCGCCACCTGGTTCCTCGAGCCCGAGCTGTTCCCGCGCTTCGGCCTGCCCGCGGAGGCGTCGCCGTGCTGA
- a CDS encoding TIGR03086 family metal-binding protein — MNPVDDLAAALDSTSALVAGVSRWDAPTPCPEWTVRDLVNHLVLGHRLFTAVLRGEEGGSLNPRSSDALGDDPVAAYREAVAGLLAAFRQPGVLEQVVEVPAGTVPGIAAVHLRIVEELVHGWDLARATGQEAKFDDALIEREIAFSAAKLADLPADRRPFAPPVSVAADAPPLDRLVALLGRAPS; from the coding sequence ATGAACCCTGTCGACGATCTGGCCGCTGCCCTCGATTCCACCAGTGCGCTGGTCGCGGGCGTGTCTCGCTGGGACGCGCCGACGCCGTGCCCGGAGTGGACCGTCCGCGACCTGGTGAACCATCTGGTCCTCGGACACCGCCTGTTCACCGCCGTGCTGCGCGGCGAGGAGGGCGGCTCGCTGAACCCGCGTTCTTCCGACGCACTCGGCGACGACCCGGTCGCGGCGTATCGGGAGGCGGTTGCCGGTCTGCTCGCGGCGTTCCGGCAGCCGGGGGTGCTGGAGCAGGTGGTCGAGGTCCCCGCCGGGACGGTGCCAGGGATCGCCGCGGTGCACCTGCGGATCGTCGAGGAACTGGTGCACGGCTGGGACCTCGCGCGCGCCACCGGTCAGGAGGCGAAGTTCGACGACGCCTTGATAGAGCGGGAAATCGCGTTCAGTGCGGCGAAACTCGCGGATCTTCCGGCGGACCGGAGGCCGTTCGCACCGCCGGTGTCCGTTGCCGCCGACGCTCCTCCGTTGGATCGGCTGGTGGCGTTGCTCGGACGGGCACCGAGTTAA